Proteins from a single region of Streptomyces vinaceus:
- a CDS encoding thiopeptide-type bacteriocin biosynthesis protein, producing the protein MTDTPYATASAPASASVSESASATATLAPAPAGGWQSLHLTLHTDGADTDAFVTGALAPLMDERYGPRTGAWFFIRYHEGGPHLRIRFRGAGSAGDAAREAAGLAEELARSAAGTTPAAGTWPGRHAEVRAVAYEPETERYGGPAALPVAEELFAHSTRVAVAALRAVPGPADRLRLALDLAHATAYALGLDELASAGWLRRHAASWRWASEVRPLPGAAVHTRVNTVFAAQRTSLARRARAVRAGLEEGSADAWLAEWAGQVRAADARLRTAVPLAERPEAPERTQRRLWVWASQLHMLFNRLGVTPDEERAVCRLAGRALLETEDGGGFFGAGARAADYRYLEQSKFQIGRPQDTAVRSFARPEAASGHRPGAERELPAAPLPELSLAEALSRRSSARGALRGPLTAQELGGVLWHAHAPSHVSRQALADGTERALRHRPYPSAGALYSVRVRLLALSVSGLAPGTYHCVPERRSLVALGPAPDLDGLKALSSYFSRPAEDPDSVGIDEAPAVLAVHLDLGLLRRRYGLRALRLGLLEAGHLAQTLQLTAGAFGLGTIPLGGLHDDLAHELLGLDDLDEPVQYLIPLGRQAPRT; encoded by the coding sequence ATGACCGACACCCCGTACGCAACCGCATCCGCACCCGCTTCCGCGTCCGTATCCGAGTCCGCCTCCGCGACGGCGACCCTCGCACCGGCTCCGGCGGGGGGCTGGCAGAGCCTCCACCTGACCCTGCACACCGACGGCGCGGACACCGACGCCTTCGTCACCGGGGCGCTCGCCCCCCTGATGGACGAGCGGTACGGTCCGCGGACGGGCGCCTGGTTCTTCATCCGCTACCACGAGGGCGGCCCCCACCTGCGGATCAGGTTCCGCGGTGCGGGATCCGCGGGGGACGCGGCGCGAGAGGCCGCCGGACTCGCGGAGGAACTGGCCCGGTCGGCCGCGGGCACCACCCCCGCCGCCGGCACCTGGCCGGGCCGGCACGCAGAGGTGCGCGCGGTGGCGTACGAGCCGGAGACCGAACGGTACGGCGGGCCGGCGGCACTGCCGGTGGCCGAGGAACTGTTCGCGCACTCGACGCGGGTGGCCGTCGCCGCCCTGCGTGCCGTGCCCGGGCCCGCCGACCGGCTGCGGCTCGCACTGGACCTCGCCCACGCCACGGCGTACGCCCTCGGCCTGGACGAACTGGCCTCGGCGGGCTGGCTGCGCCGGCACGCCGCCTCCTGGCGCTGGGCCTCCGAGGTGCGGCCGCTGCCCGGGGCAGCCGTCCACACCCGCGTCAACACGGTGTTCGCGGCGCAGCGTACGAGCCTGGCCCGGCGTGCCCGGGCCGTCCGCGCCGGGCTGGAGGAGGGCTCCGCCGATGCCTGGCTCGCGGAGTGGGCCGGGCAGGTGCGCGCGGCCGACGCCCGGCTGCGTACCGCCGTACCCCTCGCGGAGCGACCGGAGGCCCCGGAGCGCACGCAGCGCCGGCTGTGGGTGTGGGCATCACAACTGCACATGCTGTTCAACCGGTTGGGCGTGACGCCGGACGAGGAGCGGGCGGTCTGCCGACTCGCGGGACGCGCGCTGCTGGAGACGGAGGACGGGGGCGGTTTCTTCGGCGCCGGGGCGCGCGCGGCCGACTACCGGTACCTGGAGCAGAGCAAGTTCCAGATCGGCCGTCCCCAGGACACCGCCGTACGGAGCTTCGCGCGGCCGGAGGCCGCGTCCGGGCACCGCCCCGGGGCCGAACGGGAGCTCCCGGCGGCCCCGTTGCCGGAGCTGTCCCTCGCCGAGGCGCTGAGCCGCCGCAGTTCGGCGCGCGGGGCGCTGCGCGGGCCGCTCACCGCGCAGGAACTGGGCGGGGTGCTGTGGCACGCCCACGCCCCGAGCCATGTGTCCCGGCAGGCGCTGGCCGACGGAACGGAGCGCGCCCTGCGCCACCGCCCGTACCCGAGCGCGGGCGCCCTCTACAGCGTCCGGGTGCGGCTCCTGGCGCTGTCCGTGTCGGGACTGGCCCCGGGCACCTACCACTGCGTGCCGGAGCGCCGGTCGCTGGTCGCCCTCGGCCCCGCGCCGGACCTCGACGGGCTGAAGGCGCTGTCGTCGTACTTCTCGCGCCCGGCCGAGGACCCGGACTCCGTGGGGATCGACGAGGCGCCGGCCGTACTCGCGGTCCACCTGGACCTCGGTCTGCTCCGCCGTCGCTACGGGCTGCGGGCGCTGCGGCTGGGCCTCCTGGAGGCCGGGCACCTGGCCCAGACCCTCCAGCTCACGGCGGGCGCGTTCGGGCTGGGCACGATCCCGCTCGGCGGCCTGCACGACGACCTGGCGCACGAGCTGCTGGGGTTGGACGACCTCGACGAGCCGGTCCAGTACCTCATACCGCTCGGCCGCCAGGCCCCGCGGACGTGA
- a CDS encoding nucleotide disphospho-sugar-binding domain-containing protein, protein MIPTAQALRAAGHEVLFAGSQPLDRLREAGFAIVEIGDGRTIREAMEQSSAGQSPGEEMRYVAPDLSQDQILDRAARGFAMISRCTVDGLLEVAGNWGADLLVYDSFQASAPLVAAKLKIPSVIQNFGVTSGLDMVGRLAANFTEAYETYGVSGPAEAVALNIVPASLGGDAGGLRMRYLPYNGGGTVPAALLRRGERPRVAITLGTVLTEMDGVRAIVRLIEAAASVDAEFLLAVGDADLAALGTLPDNVRPLPWVPLAELLTTSDALIHHGGSGTLLTALQAGLPQLLLPQGADHFANTDALTATGAALRSASDDVDTPLLTRLITDPALRESAARLRAENEALPSPAETVPALEALAAS, encoded by the coding sequence ATGATTCCGACCGCCCAGGCCTTACGTGCCGCCGGTCACGAAGTGCTGTTCGCGGGTTCGCAGCCGCTCGACCGGCTCCGTGAGGCCGGCTTCGCGATCGTCGAGATCGGCGACGGCCGCACCATACGGGAGGCCATGGAGCAGTCCTCGGCGGGGCAGTCCCCGGGCGAGGAGATGCGCTACGTCGCCCCCGACCTGTCGCAGGACCAGATCCTCGACAGGGCGGCCCGCGGATTCGCGATGATCTCCCGCTGCACGGTGGACGGCTTGTTGGAGGTCGCCGGGAACTGGGGCGCCGACCTGCTGGTCTACGACTCCTTCCAGGCCTCCGCCCCACTGGTCGCGGCGAAGCTGAAGATCCCCTCCGTGATCCAGAACTTCGGTGTCACCTCCGGCCTCGACATGGTCGGCCGCCTGGCCGCCAACTTCACCGAGGCGTACGAGACGTACGGGGTCTCCGGCCCGGCCGAGGCCGTCGCGCTGAACATCGTCCCCGCCTCGCTCGGCGGAGACGCGGGCGGCCTGCGGATGCGCTACCTCCCGTACAACGGCGGCGGTACCGTGCCCGCCGCGCTGCTCCGCCGCGGCGAACGGCCCCGCGTCGCCATCACCCTGGGCACCGTGCTCACCGAGATGGACGGCGTCCGCGCCATCGTCCGCCTGATCGAGGCCGCCGCCTCCGTGGACGCCGAGTTCCTGCTCGCGGTCGGCGACGCCGACCTCGCCGCGCTCGGCACCCTGCCCGACAACGTCCGCCCGCTGCCCTGGGTCCCGCTCGCCGAGCTGCTGACCACCTCCGACGCGCTGATCCACCACGGCGGCTCCGGCACCCTGCTCACCGCCCTGCAGGCGGGCCTGCCCCAGCTCCTGCTGCCCCAGGGCGCCGACCACTTCGCCAACACCGACGCCCTCACCGCGACCGGCGCCGCCCTGCGCTCCGCCTCCGACGACGTCGACACCCCGCTCCTGACCCGCCTCATCACCGATCCGGCCCTGCGCGAGAGCGCCGCCCGCCTCCGCGCGGAGAACGAGGCCCTGCCCTCCCCGGCCGAGACGGTCCCCGCCCTGGAGGCCCTGGCCGCCTCCTAG